TCCTCATTCATACAAAATTcaaacaacccaaaccaacaatGTGATCTAAGTCATCTCACAAAAAATTCCTcattcataaaattcaaaaacaaacgACCTCAATCAAACAAATTAAACGTAAACAATATAGCATAATGCAAACTGACCCAATTaacaattgaaaagaaaaatcaaataatatagcAGTAAACAATTTTATTTACATGTTAGCCCAAAAAACAAAAAGCGAAATAATTAACCTAACTCAATGTAGCAAAAGCACCTGCTCTCATCATCTGTTTAAACTCATCAAAATCGACCATTCCATCTCCATCAATATCCACTTTGTTAATCATTTGCTTACAATCCTCTAATGTCCTTCCCTGTTTTAATCCCAACGAAGCCAGAACTTCCTTCAATTCATCAACACAAATGTATCCATCCCCATTTTGATCAAACACATTGAACGCTTCACGCATATCTTCCTCCTCGTTGCGTTCATCCATGATAGTTCGATAAAGTGAGCCGAATTCATCCATGTCAACGCATCCGTCTCCGTTAACGTCGATCTTCGCGATCATCTGTGTTAGTTCGTCATCAGGTATGTATATTCCCATGTTCTCTAACGAATCGTTTAGTTCATTTTTCGTTATTCGCCCGTCGCTGTTACGATCGAATATTTGGAATACACGTCGGAGTTCCTCTGTGCTCATTATTTTTGTCTGACTGAAATGGACACCGGCGGTTGTTGTTGCGGCGGCGCCGGTGACCGGGAGAGGAAAAAGGCTGGAGAGGATTTTGAAGAAAATGGCAATGGATTTTTGAGATTGgagtagttatagtttttttcTGTTTTTGTTGAGAAAAAATAGGAGACAAATTAGGAGAAGTTTTGGGGGAATATATAAAGGGGAGTTTAGAAAGACcggataattaaaaaaaaaaagtatataagaTTACTTTCGTTGGATTAGTTAGATAATTTTGGTGTTACGAGAaatatttattcactttattccaATTTATATAGCATCGTCCAATATATTCAATGTAATTTCATAAAGTGAAGAGATTGTTTCTAATTATAAAggttaaaaagaaaattttgaagtttattttatttgtaattattaaaaggtgaaattattttttacagGGACTAAAACGAAAAATATGTTGCATAAATTGAAAGGAGtataatattttctatttcattttagttggttCATATTAACTTGTGattattgtaagaaaaataatttattaggtGTGTATTACCGACTATTTGGTCATTTACCTAATGTAATATAGGTAATTTGCATGTAATGTAGTATGGAGTCGGCAAAATCTAATCGCTTTAGTTTTAATAGCATGTTTAATCAAACTTCTAGTAAAAAATTAAGCGTTTGgtcaaattttaaggaaaaaaactaGTGTTATTTTGCAGCAATACAGATgttactatttaaaaaaaaaaaaaaattaaaagctttTCCTATAGCATTTTTGAAATCTTGATTAATTACAAATtacataatattataaaaattattttaaaattaattagagaaaatGATCCGTTacccccaacctttagtcgaaattttAACTACACACTCAATCTTTTAATGTGActtattaccccctgaacttatTTTTACTACCCCAGTTGCTGACATGTCACTGGACGTGATTACATGCGCCTATAGGCGCATCAGTTgacttttttttcactttaaaattattttttcttaataaatattgtcatgccatgtcttcttcttcttctcttttccaAAACAAAAGTTGAAGAACTCATTAATGGAGTTCTTCATCTTCCTCGTTAATGGATTTTTCCAAAATCAAGAAATTCTTTTTGCTCTGAAACTGAAAGCAAAAAACACTTGAACTAAGAAAATAATAAGAGTTCTCTGATTAATAAATTCTTAAACGAGTAAGATGGGGAACTTCAattcaaaaaacttgaaaaaaaattaagaacttgaattcttgaatgaggagatgtggaagatgataaattaatcttgaatgtcattgattagttcttggatgctattgaagaagaaatgtcattgaatccgaattaacttgaaaaaatttaagaacttgaattcttgaatgaggagatgatgaatatgataaattaatCATGAATGTCATTAATGAGTTTTTGAATGCTATTGATGAAGAAATGTCATTGATGGATTTTTGGGTGCCATTGAAGATGAAAAGAAttggagaaaaagaagaattgacgaaaaaagaaataaagaaaaagaattaaagaagaagaagaacaagaacaagaaagaaaataataattgaaaataataatgttaaattattattttttttagagtaaaaaaataaaaaatgacgtggcGGCGCGTGCATCACACCATATTTGCAATGACTAATTGTCAGTTTGGGGGgtttaataatttcactttaaaatagtttagggagataataatttcactttaaaatagttcaggggtaatagatCACCTTTAAAGATTGAGTGTCTGGTTGAGATTTGGGGTAACATATCATTTTCTCAATTAATTATTCAAAAACaaacaactattattcaatatTACTACTTCTTTAAGAGCATTTCTAATAAAAAAACATTTTAAAGTgtaatcataaaatttaaatttagattCCTCCTCTAATTACAAAATTTAGTTATAATCTACTTTCAAGTGAGCTAATTGTGTAAAATTTTCTTAACACTGTCGTTGAGTATTAGTAGTTACACTTGTTGCCATAACATCCGCCACTTGATTAGCTTACTGTTAGATGTGAGAGATCTTAGCACTGTTAAGATTCGACTTGCATTAGTTTCTTCTATCAACAGTAAACTTAGTAAATACtacctccgtttcataataaatgaattgttggattttggcacacatattaaagaaaaaatattaaaaacataaatttaacacaatttttcatttttacctaaaaaaaaaaaaagttgaccttgtaataccttttcaaaagttaattggttgtcaaatcataaggacaaatttgaaaaaaaattcaataattcatttattttgaaacaccaataaataccccaacaattcacttatttcgaaatGGAGGGGGTACATCACTATAAACTTATACTATTAATTATCTATTATTAGAGGTTGTGGCGATTTGATAAGTATTTCTCCATGTTTGAGCCTAGAGTATGAACTCGCCTTTAATAGGGACTAGGGAGCACTTTACCTCCCATAATAAAATTTTTCAGcacaaattcaaattaatcgaTATTTCAATATAGATACCGGACATCATGTCGGAAACCCAAAAAACTATccgttctttgtatttttgggaGAGGATCTTAGAGCTGTCTTGAAGCAATTAATTAGATCTGTCAATTGCGCGTGGATTTTAGTTGCGGATAGGGAGTGGCTTATTTttaaaacaatataaataataggTGGGATTCTCAATAAAACGCGTTGTAATTATTGGTTGATTCGGTTTACCTAAAGTTCTTTTATTTAATGGTATCCAACTAGGAACTTAAATAATCAACGTACTAACAGTACTACTTTTAGCTAGGGTATACTCATAGTTCTTTTACTTTTTAATAAATCTGAGaggtaagaaaatttttaaaataaagttaatatTCCACAATTAAGCGAAATAGaggtaaaaattttattcattgAGCTTTTCTAATTATTGCTATAAGTCTCTAATAGTGACTAATTATATCGTCTCACTAAACTTGTGACCCTCTACTTGTCTTatactattaattattattactacttctagacatgaattattaaaatatactTTTGTGGTGTCAGCTACatattcaagaatcaattttCTTCTGAAAGAAAAAGGTCGTTGGCGTTGAAATTTTGTTCACTTCACCAAGTCTTATAATAGTAGTACATGTTCTAATGTAAGGTTTAACGTgctatttaatattttcaatttcttaatCAAATTACACTAAATTCCAGCTGTTCACTCCCTTGTGATCTCTGTTTGTTTAATTGTCAACGTGATGTCGACGGATTCACTATTAATTAAGAAGCACATTAAGAACTTAATCACCCAATGTCTTCAAAAATTCTCACTACATAGTGATGGTCTTACCTAATATTAGAATAGGAGTCCTCTGTAATAAGAATTTTTTCATCTCAAGATTAGAACATCAAATTTTTGATTACGGATGAAAGATCATTTCATTCCACCATAATGCATCAAGTGACGatgattttttaaaagaaatgaaaaatcaaaCTCGAAAAACGTCTTGTGTTAATTGGTATGATGTATATTTTAAGCAAATTAATAGCATAAAATTAATTAGGTCCTAATTAAAGTGAAAAAGGATCCTAGTTCGACCCtggatatggagaaaactctgttgggatcGCTGCTATCTTAATGGACTCTACAACACGCGATTCAAATTAGTCGAGGCTCCAATACGAACATCAAACACcagatgaaaaatcaaaaaaataaaaaaggatcctAGCTAAATGACGAGTGTTAACGGATCTTTATAAAGAAAGTCCAAGGTGACAAATAGCTTAGGTCCCTACTTACAAGAAAATGGATCCACTTAAGCTAAGCAAACCGACACTCCAACTTGTGGGGACAACTTTTGTTTTTTCATCTAatgtttgatatatatatttaagagTGTGATTAAATTATATTCGTGTtagaatttgactttaagatttaaaatatttcttataaCAGAAGATTTTATTCCCAAGCTCAAATTGGAAgactataattaaaaatataagagCATTTATAATTTCATATTAATCTTTATTATGTGCGACTTGTTAAAAAGATATGTACATTCATCTCGACTAAAAGagatgaaaatacataaaataatgtggcatgcaacacttCAATCCCGTAAAATTTACTTATACCGTGCATTCAcatcaaacaaataaatataatataataaaatatatttatttgatttgatataaacAACCGATCATTAAATTGTATAGCATAATACTATATGTATAACGGAAAGTAACAAGACCAGAAACTTTTGGAAAATGAACATTGGTAACGGATCT
The Capsicum annuum cultivar UCD-10X-F1 chromosome 6, UCD10Xv1.1, whole genome shotgun sequence DNA segment above includes these coding regions:
- the LOC107874674 gene encoding calmodulin-like protein 3, whose protein sequence is MSTEELRRVFQIFDRNSDGRITKNELNDSLENMGIYIPDDELTQMIAKIDVNGDGCVDMDEFGSLYRTIMDERNEEEDMREAFNVFDQNGDGYICVDELKEVLASLGLKQGRTLEDCKQMINKVDIDGDGMVDFDEFKQMMRAGAFATLS